A portion of the Algisphaera agarilytica genome contains these proteins:
- a CDS encoding DinB family protein, producing MNILDRLLRHDADTTRKLLQLAAGLSDEDLDRTFDLGLDTLRKTFWHMIDCHESWLDQMKGRPARDENWRADISVAELIKRHDAVCEELYAFAKDIEDNNRLNETFIDHWMDPPRRKTFGGCIVHLATHAMHHRAQLLFMLRRLGVEGVPEGDALTWENQARGGWEPA from the coding sequence ATGAACATCCTTGACCGCCTACTTCGACACGATGCCGACACGACGCGGAAGTTGCTGCAACTCGCGGCGGGATTGAGCGATGAAGACTTGGATAGAACCTTTGACCTCGGGCTCGACACGCTGCGAAAGACCTTCTGGCACATGATCGATTGCCACGAATCCTGGCTGGATCAGATGAAGGGTCGGCCCGCTCGGGATGAGAACTGGCGTGCAGATATTTCGGTGGCGGAACTCATCAAGCGGCATGATGCGGTATGCGAAGAGCTTTATGCGTTTGCCAAGGACATCGAGGACAACAACCGGCTGAACGAAACGTTTATCGACCACTGGATGGATCCGCCCCGACGCAAGACCTTCGGCGGCTGCATCGTGCATCTGGCGACCCACGCGATGCACCACCGGGCCCAACTGCTGTTCATGCTCCGAAGGCTTGGCGTCGAGGGCGTGCCCGAGGGTGATGCCCTGACCTGGGAAAACCAAGCCCGCGGCGGCTGGGAGCCCGCATAA
- a CDS encoding SnoaL-like domain-containing protein produces MSTPNVRLHELLDFIRNGRIMDAMREFYADDVVMSEPAYGDTVGLAANLEREEKFVASVAEFKNFETPAVAVSGTAGLYENVMDWTDVNGNDIHVEQTVVQQWKDGKIVSERFYYDTGNA; encoded by the coding sequence ATGTCCACCCCCAACGTCCGCCTCCACGAACTGCTCGACTTCATCCGCAACGGCCGCATCATGGACGCGATGCGCGAGTTCTACGCCGACGACGTGGTCATGTCCGAGCCCGCCTACGGCGACACCGTCGGCCTCGCGGCCAACCTCGAACGTGAAGAAAAGTTCGTCGCCTCCGTCGCTGAGTTCAAGAACTTCGAAACCCCCGCCGTCGCGGTCAGCGGCACCGCCGGGCTGTACGAAAACGTCATGGACTGGACCGACGTCAACGGCAACGACATCCACGTCGAACAAACCGTCGTCCAGCAATGGAAAGACGGCAAGATCGTCAGCGAGCGTTTCTACTACGACACCGGCAACGCGTAA
- a CDS encoding MarR family winged helix-turn-helix transcriptional regulator — MTPPSLQHELKKQQPFDCPAEEAYLNLARTAGALCGEFNQLFKANCLSESTYNVLRILRGAQKVEGLPGLPSLEVAERLVTRVPDITRLVDRLIQAGLARRTRDDADRRVVIVSITSEGLALLRKLDKPIRQLHEKQLGHLSCKELTELNRLLEKARQPMADADDC; from the coding sequence ATGACCCCACCCAGCCTCCAACACGAACTCAAGAAGCAGCAGCCCTTCGACTGCCCCGCGGAAGAGGCGTACCTCAATCTCGCGCGCACGGCCGGGGCGTTGTGCGGTGAGTTCAATCAGCTGTTCAAGGCAAACTGCTTGTCCGAGTCGACGTACAACGTGCTTCGGATCCTGCGTGGGGCCCAGAAGGTCGAGGGCCTGCCCGGGCTGCCTAGCCTGGAGGTGGCTGAGCGTCTGGTGACCCGGGTGCCGGACATCACCCGGCTGGTCGACCGGCTGATTCAGGCGGGCCTGGCCCGACGGACCCGGGACGACGCGGACCGCCGGGTGGTCATCGTCAGCATCACCTCCGAGGGGCTGGCGCTGCTGCGCAAGCTCGACAAGCCCATCCGCCAGCTGCACGAGAAGCAGCTCGGGCACCTGTCCTGCAAAGAACTGACGGAGCTCAACCGCCTGCTGGAAAAAGCCCGGCAGCCGATGGCGGACGCCGACGATTGTTAA
- a CDS encoding DUF2062 domain-containing protein, with product MSEPPAFHPVVLLPTYNNAPKLIGVLEQVVALGHTALVVNDGCTDDTAELLEGFIAELADVSSVTVVHHERNRGKGAALRTGFNEARKLGYTHALSMDTDGQHDPADAAALLNATEAQPTALVLGTRDANDPDYPSANRVGRVFSNLCIFIGSGRRIEDSQSGYRVYPLGLVETIQCRAGRYGYEAEILTRSGWAGCPLVQLPIRVIYPPGEERISHFRPWMDSLRSAALHLRLFVRAVLPLPFKKWPPPEEVKDEADALPKQAWWKRVLLWFDPRELVRSARRDRVSQMSVAAGLGVGAFVANLPVYPVQTLVAVYLAKRLHLHPVSTVAGSQLAFPPVGLALIFAAIYLGHFVLTGEPPRWSDFSELGSLSFSEIRGLMHEYFLSWWIGGVTLGTVIGLATFALGIMLLKWVPVESEGVVVASNRSPSGGAVAEGD from the coding sequence TTGTCCGAACCTCCAGCGTTCCATCCCGTTGTCCTCCTGCCCACGTACAACAACGCCCCCAAGCTCATCGGCGTGCTCGAGCAGGTGGTGGCGTTGGGTCATACGGCGCTCGTCGTGAACGATGGCTGTACCGACGACACCGCGGAGTTGCTCGAGGGGTTTATCGCCGAATTGGCTGATGTGAGTTCGGTCACGGTGGTGCACCACGAGCGCAACCGCGGCAAGGGGGCGGCGCTGAGGACCGGGTTTAACGAAGCCCGCAAGCTCGGGTACACCCACGCGCTCTCGATGGATACCGATGGCCAACACGACCCCGCCGACGCCGCGGCGTTACTCAATGCAACTGAAGCGCAGCCGACCGCGTTGGTGCTGGGCACGCGTGACGCCAACGACCCCGACTACCCGTCTGCGAACCGGGTCGGGCGGGTGTTCTCGAACCTGTGCATTTTCATCGGCTCGGGCCGACGGATCGAAGACAGCCAGTCGGGCTACCGCGTGTACCCCTTGGGGCTGGTCGAAACGATTCAGTGTCGGGCGGGGCGGTACGGGTACGAAGCCGAGATTCTGACGCGCTCGGGCTGGGCGGGTTGTCCGCTGGTGCAGCTGCCGATCCGCGTGATCTATCCGCCGGGGGAGGAGCGGATCAGCCACTTTCGGCCGTGGATGGATTCGTTGCGCAGCGCGGCGTTGCACCTTCGGCTGTTCGTGCGGGCGGTGTTGCCGCTGCCGTTCAAGAAGTGGCCGCCCCCGGAAGAAGTCAAAGACGAAGCGGACGCTCTGCCCAAGCAAGCGTGGTGGAAGCGCGTCTTGCTGTGGTTCGATCCGCGGGAGTTGGTGCGCAGCGCACGCCGAGACCGGGTGAGTCAGATGAGTGTCGCGGCGGGCTTGGGGGTGGGCGCATTTGTCGCCAACCTGCCGGTGTATCCCGTGCAGACGCTGGTGGCGGTGTACCTCGCCAAGCGGCTGCACCTGCACCCGGTGTCGACGGTGGCGGGTTCGCAGCTGGCGTTTCCGCCGGTGGGGTTGGCGCTCATCTTCGCGGCGATCTATCTGGGGCACTTTGTGCTCACGGGCGAGCCGCCACGCTGGTCGGATTTCAGCGAGTTGGGCTCGCTGAGCTTCAGCGAGATCCGCGGGCTGATGCACGAGTATTTCCTGTCGTGGTGGATCGGCGGCGTGACACTCGGGACTGTGATTGGCTTGGCGACCTTTGCCCTGGGCATCATGCTGCTCAAGTGGGTGCCGGTGGAGAGTGAGGGTGTGGTGGTGGCTTCCAACCGCTCTCCCTCTGGGGGAGCTGTCGCCGAAGGCGACTGA
- a CDS encoding 7-cyano-7-deazaguanine synthase yields the protein MASRRHIAILHSGGLRSLVATARVLNQPEPVRLTLIHVHDGRAAGPQRVEHLRQQADYYTLAQPQEIELPHLYEDPTHHQPDGRPEAPLATPQLLLAALATATEIGADELHWPAAVNGKMDATAKAQEQQLLIQQLAEAEAPAGVLGPAGPKLVTPLLSYTDLQVIELGTGLGVPWELAWSCVLDQETQCGGCPACQRRRAAFRAAGVIDPVFAPAGVR from the coding sequence ATGGCCAGCCGACGACACATCGCGATCCTGCACAGCGGCGGGCTGCGGAGCCTGGTGGCGACCGCCCGTGTGCTGAACCAACCCGAACCCGTTCGGCTGACGCTCATTCATGTGCACGACGGCCGGGCCGCCGGGCCGCAGCGGGTCGAGCACCTGCGTCAACAGGCCGACTACTACACCCTGGCGCAGCCCCAAGAGATCGAGCTGCCGCATCTGTACGAGGACCCGACGCACCACCAGCCCGATGGCCGACCCGAAGCGCCGCTGGCGACGCCTCAGTTGCTGTTGGCCGCGTTGGCGACGGCAACAGAGATCGGGGCTGATGAACTGCACTGGCCCGCCGCGGTCAACGGCAAGATGGACGCCACCGCCAAAGCGCAGGAGCAGCAGTTGTTGATCCAGCAGCTCGCCGAGGCCGAGGCGCCCGCGGGGGTGTTGGGGCCGGCCGGTCCGAAGCTCGTGACGCCGCTGCTCAGCTACACCGATTTGCAGGTGATCGAGCTGGGCACGGGGCTGGGCGTGCCGTGGGAGTTGGCGTGGAGCTGCGTGCTGGATCAGGAGACGCAGTGCGGCGGGTGCCCGGCGTGTCAACGTCGTCGTGCGGCGTTCCGCGCGGCGGGGGTGATCGATCCGGTGTTTGCGCCGGCGGGTGTGCGGTAA
- the pheS gene encoding phenylalanine--tRNA ligase subunit alpha yields the protein MLTKIDELTAAATADLEAVGDAEALEAFRIKYLGSKGAVKGLMGLIKDVPGPDKREFGQKANAARAAVEEAFKAKSEALGGGSGGGNRAAASQRRALVDVTQPAAGAVLGRRHVIAQTIEELVEVFGRMGFDVETGPEVEDDYHNFVALNIPETHPARDPLDNFYLKKGAASQLRSDGLSESPALMRSQTSTVQIRVMENVKPPVRIISTGRVYRPDEHDATHSSMFHQIEGLYVDKNVSMVDLKTTLIQFAKAYWGEDAEVKLVPSYFPFTEPSAELYVKIDLGKGLEWMEVGGCGMVDPAVFEHVGYDPEEWTGFAFGLGIERLAMRKHNIADIRWLYEGDVRFLRQF from the coding sequence ATGTTGACGAAGATTGATGAATTGACGGCGGCGGCGACGGCGGACCTCGAGGCGGTGGGGGACGCGGAGGCGCTGGAGGCGTTCCGGATCAAGTACCTGGGCTCGAAGGGGGCGGTCAAGGGGCTGATGGGGCTGATTAAGGATGTGCCCGGGCCGGACAAGCGGGAGTTTGGGCAGAAGGCGAACGCGGCGCGGGCGGCGGTGGAAGAGGCGTTTAAGGCGAAGTCGGAGGCGTTGGGGGGCGGCTCGGGTGGGGGTAACCGCGCCGCAGCTTCGCAGCGGCGGGCTTTGGTGGATGTGACGCAGCCCGCGGCGGGGGCGGTCTTGGGGCGTCGGCATGTGATTGCGCAGACGATCGAAGAATTGGTCGAGGTGTTTGGGCGGATGGGGTTTGATGTGGAGACGGGGCCGGAGGTTGAGGATGACTATCACAACTTTGTGGCGCTGAATATTCCCGAGACGCATCCGGCGCGGGACCCGTTGGATAACTTTTATTTGAAGAAGGGAGCCGCATCGCAGCTTCGCAGCGATGGGCTTTCGGAGTCGCCGGCGTTGATGCGGTCGCAGACGTCGACGGTGCAGATCCGGGTGATGGAGAACGTGAAGCCGCCGGTGCGGATCATTTCGACCGGGCGGGTGTATCGGCCGGACGAACACGACGCGACGCACTCTTCGATGTTCCACCAGATCGAAGGGCTCTACGTCGACAAGAACGTGAGCATGGTGGACCTCAAGACCACGCTGATCCAGTTCGCCAAGGCGTACTGGGGCGAGGACGCGGAGGTGAAGCTGGTGCCGAGCTACTTCCCGTTCACTGAGCCGAGTGCCGAGCTGTACGTCAAGATCGACCTGGGCAAGGGCCTGGAGTGGATGGAGGTCGGCGGGTGCGGCATGGTCGACCCGGCGGTGTTCGAGCATGTGGGCTACGACCCGGAAGAATGGACCGGCTTTGCGTTCGGCCTGGGTATCGAACGGCTGGCCATGCGCAAGCACAACATCGCGGATATCCGCTGGCTGTATGAAGGCGATGTGCGGTTCCTGCGGCAGTTCTGA
- a CDS encoding endonuclease III domain-containing protein produces the protein MPTTLTVTPPSKCFDLHRAVCSYGYFILAPNHWLIDKKVLHRPLRTSAGRLVHTVIRQRKDGKLAIQCDRDVPRKDHDTLKQQVARMFRFGEDYRGWRKVHPQAKRRRFDRMFRSPSLFEDMVKTITSCNVTWRNTIVMNQRMVQHVGHGGFPTPEQLADFGEQRLKDLCRVGYRADRIIRLARMVADGDLDLDWFEAPAAERNSDEIYEGFLELHGFGPYAAANLCHLVGRYDKLAIDTETYRHFCLHYNVKRPKGDNAAGLKRLHAKIEKHYGQFAPYQFLAYWFELWEDYQTRYGPAWRWDRDTTGTQFTAAVLK, from the coding sequence ATGCCCACCACGCTAACCGTCACACCCCCATCCAAGTGTTTCGACCTCCACCGCGCCGTCTGCTCCTACGGCTACTTCATCCTCGCCCCCAACCACTGGCTCATCGACAAGAAAGTCCTGCACCGCCCGCTCCGCACCTCCGCCGGAAGATTGGTGCATACCGTCATCCGCCAACGCAAAGACGGCAAGCTCGCCATTCAATGCGACCGTGACGTCCCCCGCAAAGACCACGACACCCTCAAGCAACAAGTCGCCCGCATGTTCCGCTTCGGCGAAGACTACCGCGGCTGGCGGAAGGTCCACCCCCAGGCGAAGAGGCGCCGCTTCGACCGCATGTTCCGCTCGCCCTCGCTCTTCGAAGACATGGTCAAGACCATCACGTCCTGCAACGTCACCTGGCGCAACACCATCGTCATGAACCAGCGCATGGTCCAACACGTCGGCCACGGCGGCTTCCCCACACCCGAGCAACTCGCCGACTTCGGCGAACAACGCCTCAAAGACCTTTGCCGCGTCGGCTACCGGGCCGACCGCATCATCCGCCTCGCCCGCATGGTCGCCGACGGCGATCTCGACCTGGACTGGTTCGAAGCCCCCGCCGCCGAGCGCAACTCCGACGAGATCTACGAGGGCTTCCTCGAACTCCACGGCTTCGGCCCCTACGCCGCGGCCAACCTCTGCCACCTCGTCGGCCGCTACGACAAGCTCGCCATCGACACCGAGACCTACCGCCACTTCTGCCTGCACTACAACGTCAAACGCCCCAAGGGCGATAACGCCGCCGGCCTCAAACGCCTGCACGCAAAAATAGAAAAACACTACGGCCAGTTCGCCCCCTACCAATTCCTCGCCTACTGGTTCGAACTCTGGGAGGACTACCAAACCCGCTACGGCCCCGCCTGGCGCTGGGACCGCGACACCACCGGTACCCAATTCACCGCCGCGGTGTTGAAGTGA
- a CDS encoding DoxX family protein, with product MSTTTPNTTDRLTLPTRIAEPARDTGLLLIRVTLGGLFVFHGSAKFTAGIDGFAGYLDSLGVPFPLLNAYLAAGTEVVAGVAVALGLFTRLASIPLAFTMAVAFFTAKGAQLSAQGGGGEYPLALGLVAVALVLTGPGRFNLTTPLLRLIGSKRIALQAKHASAIAVSA from the coding sequence ATGAGCACCACGACCCCCAACACCACCGATCGCCTGACCCTGCCCACCCGCATCGCCGAGCCCGCCCGCGACACGGGGCTGCTCCTGATCCGCGTGACGCTCGGCGGCCTGTTCGTTTTCCACGGCAGCGCCAAGTTCACCGCCGGCATCGACGGCTTCGCGGGCTACCTCGACAGCCTCGGCGTACCCTTCCCGCTGCTCAACGCCTACCTCGCGGCGGGCACCGAAGTCGTCGCGGGCGTGGCGGTGGCGCTGGGCCTATTCACCCGGCTGGCGTCGATCCCGCTGGCGTTCACGATGGCGGTGGCGTTCTTCACCGCCAAGGGGGCGCAGCTGAGCGCTCAGGGAGGCGGGGGCGAGTACCCGCTGGCGCTGGGCCTCGTGGCCGTGGCGCTGGTGCTCACCGGCCCGGGTCGATTCAACCTGACCACGCCGCTGCTACGCCTCATCGGTTCGAAGCGCATTGCGCTGCAAGCCAAGCATGCTTCGGCGATCGCGGTGAGCGCGTAA
- a CDS encoding type 1 glutamine amidotransferase: protein MAIVVFEHHPLETAGRLGNVLNEHGHKLRIIQLHNGDSVPFDLDDVDGVICMGGPQNTDEVDQHDWMQPELDFIKNAHDADLPVVGICLGAQLIATSLGGEVGHMDTPEIGFGEVESTFFGTTDPVLIGVPWKTTMFHAHGCEVTKAPPGGTPIPLQGSKACKCQAFKVGLNTYGFQYHFEWTRQMLDMILVDDPDFYGSGTATVDDLTLSLDQHYDTYRHLGDRICNNLATLMFPLDKRLPPSGANVDNFHAS, encoded by the coding sequence ATGGCTATTGTCGTCTTTGAACACCACCCCCTCGAAACCGCCGGCCGACTCGGCAACGTGCTCAACGAGCACGGCCACAAGCTGCGCATCATCCAGCTCCACAACGGCGATTCGGTGCCGTTCGACCTCGACGACGTCGACGGCGTCATCTGCATGGGCGGCCCGCAGAACACCGACGAAGTCGACCAACACGACTGGATGCAGCCCGAGCTCGACTTCATCAAGAACGCCCACGACGCCGACCTGCCCGTGGTGGGCATCTGCCTCGGTGCCCAACTCATCGCCACCTCGCTTGGCGGCGAAGTCGGCCACATGGACACCCCCGAGATCGGCTTCGGCGAAGTCGAGTCCACCTTCTTCGGCACCACCGACCCGGTCCTCATCGGTGTGCCCTGGAAAACCACCATGTTCCACGCCCACGGCTGCGAGGTCACCAAGGCCCCGCCCGGCGGCACCCCCATCCCTCTCCAGGGCAGCAAAGCCTGCAAGTGCCAGGCCTTCAAAGTCGGCCTCAACACCTACGGCTTCCAGTACCACTTCGAGTGGACCCGCCAGATGCTCGACATGATCCTCGTCGACGACCCCGACTTCTACGGCTCGGGCACCGCGACCGTAGACGACCTCACCCTCAGCCTCGACCAACACTACGACACCTACCGCCACCTCGGCGACCGCATCTGCAACAACCTCGCCACGCTGATGTTCCCGCTCGACAAACGCCTGCCCCCCAGCGGCGCCAACGTCGACAACTTCCACGCGTCGTAA
- a CDS encoding DUF2920 family protein — protein MPTHHVYHCPAPPDVELGLPRAKPLRYDVAWPEARDNNQLPGLLLLIPGFGQDNDDGYLRAFREWVAEQFGMGCVTVSYHGIHNRPQQGAERLFAQDDLIRLAHFCQDHGIAWPQPPEVPDLMQFMGRLDHMHNQRNAQAQAQGQPLQTIILTCGLRSPDGPINLGLPQALDHLAALHDLHQHHPFDPANVIALGSSHGGYLAGLINKLAPNTLRAVFDNSAYAALPLRYVDSRTANAGPDFFENHSPTFRFAYFVASGWSLDPQADNAYHDDARRLRDLAHPAHLDTSYADVSRPAALRCVHAPNDIIAPTDEKQAYVEALQKRGLDATMKIFTQADIDGRYVKSLDHGLGLSLRTFFQTQLETLLPLNPDHRNDAARSTALCFEGDRSSLTIQHTPNGVQAALA, from the coding sequence GTGCCGACGCATCACGTCTATCACTGCCCCGCCCCGCCGGATGTCGAGCTCGGGTTGCCGCGTGCGAAGCCGTTGCGTTACGACGTGGCCTGGCCGGAGGCGCGTGACAACAACCAACTCCCCGGGCTGCTGCTGCTCATCCCCGGGTTTGGGCAGGACAACGACGACGGTTACCTGCGCGCGTTCCGCGAATGGGTTGCTGAGCAGTTCGGCATGGGTTGTGTGACCGTGAGCTACCACGGCATCCACAACCGCCCGCAGCAAGGGGCCGAGCGCCTGTTCGCCCAGGACGACCTCATCCGCCTGGCCCACTTCTGCCAAGACCACGGCATCGCCTGGCCCCAGCCCCCCGAGGTGCCCGACCTCATGCAGTTCATGGGCCGACTCGACCACATGCACAACCAGCGCAACGCCCAGGCGCAAGCCCAGGGCCAACCTCTGCAAACGATCATCCTCACCTGCGGCCTCCGCAGCCCCGACGGCCCGATCAACCTCGGCCTGCCCCAGGCCCTCGACCACCTCGCCGCCCTGCACGACCTGCATCAACACCACCCCTTCGATCCCGCCAACGTCATCGCCCTGGGCAGTTCCCACGGCGGCTACCTCGCGGGACTCATCAACAAGCTCGCCCCCAATACCCTGCGTGCGGTCTTCGACAACTCGGCCTACGCCGCCCTGCCGCTGCGTTACGTCGACAGCCGCACCGCCAACGCCGGGCCCGACTTCTTCGAAAATCACTCGCCCACGTTCCGCTTCGCCTACTTCGTGGCTTCCGGGTGGAGCCTCGACCCGCAGGCCGACAACGCCTACCACGACGACGCCCGCCGGCTCCGCGACCTCGCCCACCCCGCGCATCTCGACACGAGCTATGCCGACGTCTCCCGCCCCGCAGCCTTGCGTTGTGTCCACGCCCCGAACGACATCATCGCCCCGACCGACGAGAAACAGGCCTACGTCGAAGCGTTGCAGAAGCGGGGCCTCGACGCCACGATGAAAATCTTTACCCAAGCCGACATCGACGGCCGCTACGTCAAATCCCTCGACCACGGCCTGGGCCTGAGCCTCCGCACGTTCTTCCAAACGCAGCTCGAAACCCTGCTGCCCCTCAACCCCGACCACCGCAACGACGCGGCGCGAAGCACCGCCCTCTGCTTCGAGGGCGACCGATCGAGCCTGACCATTCAGCACACGCCCAACGGCGTGCAGGCCGCCCTCGCCTAG
- a CDS encoding phosphoribosylaminoimidazolesuccinocarboxamide synthase, which yields MQSDLPLDNHRQGKVRDVYDATTTDGQPVTLLIASDRLSAFDVVMPTGIPDKGRVLTQLSKFWFAKIGQELGDRLSHHLISTDANDIAGLDEAQRAALRGRVMLGRRCEVVPIECVARGYLAGSGWKEYQKTQSVCGVALPEGLQQCEKLPSPIFTPATKAEEGHDENISFERACELVGEELMTTLRDLTLTLYQLGHDHAAKHGIILADTKFEFGIPVDSESKQPILIDEAMTPDSSRFWPADDYEVGRDQSSFDKQYVRNHLQALVDAGQWGKEPPGPALPDDVVANTANKYRQAYEVLTGSALDD from the coding sequence ATGCAATCCGACCTGCCCCTGGACAACCACCGCCAAGGCAAGGTCCGCGATGTCTACGACGCCACCACCACCGACGGCCAACCCGTCACCCTGCTCATCGCCTCGGACCGCCTCTCGGCCTTCGACGTGGTCATGCCCACCGGCATCCCCGACAAGGGACGCGTCCTCACCCAGCTCTCCAAGTTTTGGTTCGCCAAGATCGGCCAGGAACTCGGCGACCGCTTGTCGCACCACCTCATCTCCACCGACGCCAACGACATCGCGGGCCTCGACGAGGCGCAACGCGCCGCGCTCCGGGGCCGGGTCATGCTCGGCCGGCGCTGCGAAGTCGTGCCCATCGAATGCGTCGCCCGGGGCTACCTCGCGGGCAGCGGCTGGAAGGAGTACCAGAAGACCCAAAGCGTCTGCGGCGTCGCGCTGCCCGAAGGGCTGCAGCAATGCGAGAAGCTGCCCTCGCCGATCTTCACCCCCGCGACCAAAGCCGAAGAAGGGCATGATGAGAACATCAGCTTCGAACGCGCCTGCGAACTCGTCGGCGAAGAACTCATGACCACGCTGCGTGACCTGACGCTGACCCTCTACCAACTCGGCCACGACCACGCCGCGAAGCACGGCATTATCCTCGCCGACACCAAGTTCGAGTTCGGAATCCCCGTCGATAGCGAATCGAAGCAACCTATCCTCATCGACGAAGCCATGACCCCCGACAGCTCACGATTCTGGCCCGCGGATGACTACGAAGTCGGCCGTGATCAATCCAGCTTCGACAAGCAGTACGTGCGCAACCACCTCCAAGCGCTCGTGGATGCGGGACAGTGGGGCAAAGAACCGCCTGGCCCCGCGCTGCCCGATGACGTCGTGGCCAACACCGCAAATAAATACCGTCAAGCGTATGAAGTCTTGACCGGAAGCGCGTTGGATGATTAA
- the lexA gene encoding transcriptional repressor LexA: MNLTPKQLKILNRIRETRLTRGYSPTMQELADELGVSKVTVFEHVEALIKKGALKRQANKARSLEVSPDLDLPDETSNTKLPLVGSIAAGSPIDAIEDREHLDLAEIFAPPRGTVGGNTFVLKVRGDSMIDEHIRDGDFVICEKRNAARNGETVVALLDTGEATLKKLYREKDGRIRLQPANDKYEPRYCQPEEVQIQGTCIGVVRTY; this comes from the coding sequence ATGAACCTCACGCCCAAACAGCTCAAAATCCTCAACCGCATCCGCGAAACCCGCTTGACCCGCGGCTATTCGCCGACGATGCAGGAACTCGCCGACGAGCTGGGCGTCTCCAAGGTCACCGTCTTCGAACACGTCGAAGCGCTGATCAAAAAAGGAGCCCTCAAACGGCAGGCCAACAAAGCCCGCTCTTTGGAAGTGTCGCCTGACCTGGACCTCCCCGACGAAACCTCCAACACCAAGCTCCCCCTGGTCGGCTCCATCGCCGCCGGCTCCCCCATCGACGCCATCGAAGACCGCGAGCACCTCGACCTCGCCGAGATCTTCGCCCCGCCCCGCGGCACCGTCGGCGGCAACACCTTCGTCCTCAAAGTCCGCGGTGACTCCATGATCGACGAACACATCCGCGACGGCGACTTCGTCATCTGCGAAAAACGAAACGCCGCCCGCAACGGCGAAACCGTCGTCGCCCTCCTCGACACCGGCGAAGCCACCCTCAAAAAACTCTACCGCGAAAAAGACGGCCGCATCCGCCTCCAACCCGCCAACGACAAATACGAACCCCGCTACTGCCAACCCGAAGAAGTCCAAATTCAAGGAACCTGCATCGGGGTCGTGCGGACCTATTGA
- a CDS encoding LpxI family protein, with protein sequence MAEPLGIIAGNGQLPRLTAQGMRAAGHRVVIAGMAGQYEDALPGVSDDFVKVGVLRVGEWARKLKRMGVSRAVMVGGVDKASLMFMPFWKRVLVMRPDWTVAKLWYRILRHDKRSQTLLTAVAEELRKAGIELMDSTHYIPEHLADAGVMTTHPPTKTQQEDIAFGWPILMNMNDLEIGQAIAVRTHDVVAVEAIEGTDAMIKRAGDLVGSRSKKEDGGWTLLKGAGPQKDLRFDVPTIGLQTIENLKAAGAGCLAVDAGRVIFVDKEDVLKAADDAGIAIVGVQE encoded by the coding sequence ATGGCTGAACCGCTAGGAATCATCGCGGGCAACGGGCAGTTGCCTCGGCTCACCGCCCAGGGCATGCGGGCGGCGGGGCATCGGGTCGTCATCGCGGGGATGGCGGGGCAGTACGAAGACGCCCTGCCGGGCGTCAGCGACGACTTCGTCAAGGTCGGCGTGCTGCGCGTCGGCGAGTGGGCGCGGAAACTCAAGCGGATGGGCGTGTCCCGGGCGGTGATGGTCGGCGGGGTGGACAAGGCGTCGCTGATGTTCATGCCGTTCTGGAAACGGGTGCTGGTGATGCGGCCCGACTGGACGGTGGCGAAGCTGTGGTACCGTATCTTGCGACACGACAAACGCAGCCAAACGCTGCTCACGGCCGTGGCCGAGGAGCTGCGCAAGGCAGGCATCGAACTCATGGACAGCACCCACTACATCCCCGAGCACCTCGCCGACGCCGGCGTGATGACCACCCACCCGCCCACCAAGACCCAGCAGGAAGACATCGCCTTCGGCTGGCCGATCCTGATGAACATGAACGATCTGGAGATCGGCCAAGCCATCGCCGTCCGCACCCATGACGTCGTCGCCGTCGAAGCCATCGAGGGCACCGACGCCATGATCAAGCGGGCCGGCGACCTCGTCGGCAGCCGCTCCAAAAAAGAAGACGGCGGCTGGACCCTGCTCAAGGGCGCTGGCCCCCAAAAAGACCTCCGCTTCGACGTCCCCACCATCGGCCTGCAAACCATCGAAAACCTCAAAGCCGCCGGCGCGGGCTGCTTAGCCGTCGATGCCGGGCGGGTGATTTTTGTGGACAAGGAAGATGTGCTGAAAGCCGCCGACGATGCGGGCATCGCGATCGTTGGAGTTCAAGAATAG